In Pseudomonas sp. Leaf58, one DNA window encodes the following:
- a CDS encoding heavy metal translocating P-type ATPase, which yields MYQPVSHEHKHDDHGHSCCGSATAPALVQLSEKASSHAQFSRFRIDAMDCPTEQTLIQDKLGKLAGIEQLEFNLINRVLGVRHTLGGTAEIEQAIGSLGMKAEPLGAEDDGTASVPPPTQPRWWPLALSGFAAIAAEIVHFAGLAPEWLVAALALAAILGCGLGTYKKGWIALKNRNLNINALMSIAVTGAVLIGQWPEAAMVMVLFTVAELIEARSLDRARNAIGGLMQLTPDMATVRQADGQWRDTDVREVAIGALVRVRPGERIGLDGEVTSGQSSVDQAPITGESLPVEKAVGDKLFAGTINQAGALEFRVTAAAGQSTLARIIKAVEEAQGARAPTQRFVDHFARIYTPVVFAIALAVAVIPPLFMAGAWFDWVYRALVLLVVACPCALVISTPVTIVSGLAAAARKGILIKGGVYLEGGRQLDFLALDKTGTITHGKPVQTDAKVLQPLFEGRAQALAASLGERSDHPVSRAIAQFGKAQGLALSEVDDFTALAGRGVRGTVEGEVYHLGNHRLVEELGLCSPALEAQLDALERQGKTVVLLLDRSGPLALFAVADTVKDSSRQAIAELHELGIKTVMLTGDNPHTAQAIAAVVGIDRAEGNLLPADKLNSIEALYAQGHRVGMVGDGINDAPALARAEIGFAMAAAGTDTAIETADVALMDDDLRKIPAFVRLSRQSAAILMQNIVLALGIKAIFLAITFAGMATMWMAVFADMGVSLLVVFNGLRLLRK from the coding sequence ATGTACCAGCCTGTCAGCCACGAACATAAGCACGATGACCACGGCCACAGCTGCTGTGGCAGTGCCACTGCGCCCGCATTGGTGCAACTGAGCGAGAAGGCCAGCAGCCACGCCCAGTTCAGCCGTTTCCGCATCGACGCCATGGACTGCCCCACTGAGCAGACCCTGATCCAGGACAAGCTGGGCAAGCTGGCCGGTATCGAGCAGCTGGAGTTCAACCTGATCAACCGCGTGCTCGGCGTGCGCCACACCCTGGGCGGTACTGCGGAGATCGAGCAGGCTATTGGCAGCCTGGGCATGAAAGCCGAGCCGCTTGGCGCTGAAGACGACGGCACGGCCAGCGTGCCACCACCAACCCAGCCCCGTTGGTGGCCACTGGCACTGTCCGGTTTTGCAGCGATCGCGGCCGAAATCGTGCACTTTGCCGGGTTGGCCCCGGAATGGCTGGTGGCGGCGCTGGCGCTGGCAGCAATCCTCGGTTGTGGCTTAGGTACCTACAAGAAGGGTTGGATTGCCCTGAAAAACCGCAACCTCAACATCAACGCGCTGATGAGCATTGCCGTGACCGGCGCCGTGCTGATCGGCCAGTGGCCGGAAGCGGCCATGGTGATGGTGCTGTTCACCGTCGCCGAACTGATCGAAGCCCGCTCGCTGGACCGTGCGCGCAATGCCATCGGCGGCCTGATGCAGCTCACCCCAGACATGGCAACCGTGCGCCAGGCCGATGGCCAGTGGCGTGATACAGACGTGCGCGAGGTGGCCATCGGTGCCTTGGTGCGGGTACGCCCCGGTGAGCGCATTGGCTTGGACGGTGAAGTGACCAGTGGGCAGTCCAGCGTCGATCAGGCGCCGATCACCGGCGAAAGCCTGCCTGTGGAGAAAGCGGTAGGCGACAAGTTGTTTGCCGGTACCATCAACCAGGCGGGGGCGCTGGAGTTTCGCGTCACTGCGGCTGCCGGGCAATCGACCCTGGCGCGGATCATCAAGGCCGTCGAGGAAGCGCAAGGCGCGCGGGCGCCTACCCAGCGTTTCGTCGACCACTTCGCACGCATCTACACCCCGGTGGTGTTCGCCATTGCCCTGGCCGTGGCGGTGATACCGCCACTGTTCATGGCCGGCGCCTGGTTCGATTGGGTCTACCGGGCCCTCGTGCTGCTGGTGGTGGCCTGCCCCTGCGCCCTGGTGATCTCGACCCCGGTAACCATTGTCAGCGGCCTGGCCGCCGCTGCGCGCAAAGGCATCCTGATCAAGGGCGGCGTGTACCTGGAAGGCGGCCGCCAGCTGGACTTCCTGGCGTTGGACAAGACCGGCACCATCACCCATGGCAAGCCGGTGCAGACCGACGCCAAGGTACTGCAGCCGCTGTTCGAGGGGCGCGCGCAAGCCCTGGCTGCCAGCCTGGGCGAGCGTTCGGACCACCCGGTTTCGCGGGCGATTGCCCAATTTGGCAAGGCGCAAGGCCTGGCCTTGAGCGAGGTCGACGACTTCACGGCCCTGGCCGGGCGAGGTGTGCGCGGCACCGTTGAGGGCGAGGTCTACCACTTGGGCAACCACCGTTTGGTCGAGGAGCTGGGGCTGTGCTCGCCGGCGTTGGAGGCCCAGTTGGATGCGCTGGAGCGTCAGGGTAAGACGGTGGTATTGCTGCTTGACCGCTCTGGCCCCTTGGCGCTGTTCGCCGTGGCCGACACAGTCAAGGACAGCAGCCGCCAGGCCATCGCCGAGCTGCATGAGTTAGGTATCAAGACTGTCATGCTGACGGGTGACAATCCACATACAGCCCAGGCCATCGCCGCGGTGGTGGGTATTGACCGCGCCGAAGGCAACCTGCTGCCTGCCGACAAGCTCAACAGCATCGAAGCCCTGTACGCCCAGGGCCATCGGGTGGGTATGGTCGGTGATGGCATCAACGATGCCCCGGCACTGGCCCGTGCCGAGATTGGCTTTGCCATGGCGGCGGCCGGTACCGACACGGCCATCGAGACCGCCGATGTAGCGCTGATGGACGATGACTTGCGAAAAATCCCGGCCTTCGTCAGGCTGTCGCGCCAAAGTGCGGCGATCCTCATGCAGAACATCGTTCTGGCCTTGGGCATCAAAGCGATATTCCTGGCGATCACCTTTGCGGGCATGGCCACCATGTGGATGGCGGTGTTCGCCGACATGGGTGTAAGCCTGCTGGTGGTGTTCAACGGCTTGCGCCTGTTGCGCAAATAA
- a CDS encoding putative 2-aminoethylphosphonate ABC transporter ATP-binding protein: MNHTAPGAQMKVRNIHKRFGAFTALNDVSLDIAAGELVCLLGPSGCGKTTLLRCIAGLERQDRGTLYIGQRDISELPPQARDYGILFQSYALFPNLTVEANIAYGLTGTGREQARQRVAEMLDLVGLTGSEKKYPGQLSGGQQQRVALARALAPSPSLLLLDEPMSALDARVREHLCTELRQLQRQLGITTLMVTHNQDEAMLMADRIAVMNNGQVEQYATPRDIYDQPATPFVAEFVGQGNWLPFQRSSDSHAQVGAMSMRLAPGSAMGRSGRLFCRPEAITVNPAMHEENLFPARVREITFLGNRCRMSFELKALPGHALLAELAPEAMPRLGAQDIWVALPPQSLQVFA, encoded by the coding sequence ATGAACCACACCGCCCCCGGCGCACAGATGAAAGTGCGCAATATCCACAAGCGCTTCGGCGCCTTTACGGCGCTTAACGATGTCTCACTGGACATCGCCGCCGGCGAACTGGTGTGCCTGCTCGGCCCATCTGGCTGTGGCAAGACCACGTTGCTGCGCTGCATAGCCGGCTTGGAGCGCCAGGACCGTGGCACGCTGTACATCGGCCAGCGCGATATCTCCGAGCTGCCGCCGCAGGCCCGTGACTACGGCATCCTGTTCCAGTCCTACGCGCTGTTTCCCAATCTCACCGTCGAAGCCAATATCGCCTACGGCCTAACCGGCACTGGCCGTGAGCAGGCCCGCCAGCGGGTGGCCGAAATGCTTGACCTGGTGGGCCTGACTGGCAGCGAGAAAAAATACCCCGGCCAGCTCTCCGGCGGCCAACAGCAGCGGGTGGCCCTGGCCCGCGCACTGGCACCGTCGCCTTCGCTGTTGCTGCTCGATGAGCCGATGTCGGCCCTCGATGCCCGGGTGCGCGAACACCTGTGCACCGAACTGCGCCAGTTGCAGCGCCAGCTGGGTATCACCACGTTGATGGTGACCCACAACCAGGACGAGGCCATGCTGATGGCCGACCGCATTGCGGTGATGAATAACGGCCAGGTCGAGCAGTACGCCACCCCGCGGGATATCTACGACCAGCCAGCCACGCCATTCGTCGCCGAGTTCGTTGGCCAAGGCAACTGGCTGCCGTTCCAGCGCAGCAGTGACAGCCATGCCCAGGTCGGCGCCATGAGCATGCGCCTGGCGCCGGGCTCGGCCATGGGCCGCAGTGGCCGGCTGTTCTGCCGCCCGGAGGCAATCACGGTCAACCCGGCGATGCACGAAGAAAACCTGTTCCCGGCCAGGGTCCGCGAAATCACCTTCCTCGGTAATCGCTGCCGTATGAGCTTCGAGCTCAAAGCCTTGCCAGGCCATGCACTGCTGGCTGAGCTGGCCCCCGAGGCCATGCCGCGCCTGGGCGCGCAGGACATCTGGGTGGCACTGCCGCCGCAGAGTCTGCAGGTGTTCGCCTAA
- a CDS encoding NRDE family protein codes for MCLIVFAWRPGHALPLIVAANRDEFYARPALPLAGWEDAPGVYAGRDLEAGGTWLGVGPQGRFAALTNIRDPGQAQGARSRGELVAAYLQGELGVEAYLGQVASRVGQYSGFNLLVGDGRQLGYLNAREGTPRLLTTGVYGLSNAGLDTPWPKLVKARSGLAGLLDTPAPQRLLALLADGEPAADGDLPETGVGVATEKLLSSVFIASQNYGTRASTVLIADDQGKRRLVERSFGPFGGHLGEVELLV; via the coding sequence ATGTGCCTGATTGTATTCGCTTGGCGGCCGGGGCATGCCCTGCCGCTGATCGTGGCGGCCAACCGCGACGAGTTCTATGCCCGCCCTGCCCTGCCCCTGGCGGGCTGGGAGGATGCGCCTGGGGTGTATGCGGGGCGTGACCTGGAAGCCGGTGGTACTTGGCTGGGGGTGGGCCCACAGGGGCGCTTTGCGGCGCTGACCAATATCCGTGACCCCGGCCAAGCGCAGGGGGCGCGCTCGCGGGGTGAACTGGTAGCGGCGTATCTGCAGGGTGAGCTGGGGGTCGAGGCTTATCTGGGGCAGGTGGCCAGCCGCGTTGGGCAGTATTCGGGGTTCAACCTGCTGGTGGGTGATGGCCGGCAGCTGGGTTACCTGAATGCTCGGGAAGGCACGCCGCGCCTGCTGACTACTGGGGTTTATGGGTTGTCCAATGCTGGGCTGGATACGCCGTGGCCGAAGCTGGTAAAGGCGCGTAGTGGCTTGGCCGGGTTGCTCGACACGCCAGCGCCGCAGCGGCTGTTGGCGTTACTGGCCGATGGCGAGCCTGCGGCAGATGGTGATCTGCCGGAGACGGGCGTGGGGGTGGCTACCGAGAAGCTATTGTCGAGTGTGTTTATTGCCAGCCAGAATTACGGGACGCGTGCGAGTACGGTGCTAATTGCCGATGATCAGGGGAAAAGGCGCCTGGTTGAGCGCAGTTTCGGGCCTTTTGGAGGGCATCTAGGGGAAGTTGAACTACTGGTCTGA
- a CDS encoding LysR family transcriptional regulator, giving the protein MLSSELKAFYMVARLGSITLAAKKLGLSQPTVTTQIRNLESQYAVELFYRGGRRLVLSEEGVRLLPMVKALLQQEADIEFELRNSGQAQGSLRIAATAPYYILDLVKVYRERLPQVEVAVEIGNSQQVLEMLEDYRVDLAASSQLLEDARLVRRVLGADPLVVAVHRNHPLAHRQAVSIDVVAGHCLLMREKGSTTRKLTEQMMQEAGVKAGALLEIGSRESIREAVLRNIGISVIARHEVPHNPELRVLALEHAPVMHEYLYCLKERRQARLPAAFLGVAQEVAGSHF; this is encoded by the coding sequence ATGCTGAGTTCGGAGCTGAAAGCCTTCTACATGGTGGCCCGCCTGGGCAGCATCACCTTGGCGGCGAAGAAGCTCGGGCTCAGCCAGCCCACGGTGACCACGCAGATTCGCAACCTGGAAAGCCAGTACGCGGTGGAGCTGTTCTACCGTGGCGGGCGGCGCCTGGTATTGAGTGAAGAGGGCGTGCGCCTGCTACCGATGGTCAAGGCGCTGTTGCAACAGGAAGCGGACATCGAGTTCGAGCTGCGCAACAGCGGTCAGGCCCAGGGCAGCTTGCGCATTGCGGCCACGGCGCCTTACTACATCCTCGACCTGGTGAAGGTCTACCGTGAGCGCCTGCCGCAGGTGGAAGTGGCGGTGGAGATCGGCAACTCGCAGCAGGTGCTGGAGATGCTCGAGGACTACCGCGTGGATCTCGCCGCTTCATCGCAGTTGCTGGAAGATGCACGCTTGGTGCGGCGGGTGCTGGGGGCCGACCCGTTGGTGGTGGCCGTGCACCGCAACCACCCGTTGGCCCATCGCCAGGCGGTATCGATCGACGTCGTGGCTGGGCATTGCCTACTGATGCGCGAGAAGGGCTCAACCACGCGCAAGCTGACCGAGCAAATGATGCAGGAGGCCGGGGTGAAGGCTGGGGCGTTGCTGGAAATTGGCAGCCGCGAGTCGATCCGCGAAGCGGTGCTGCGCAACATTGGCATCAGCGTAATTGCCCGGCACGAGGTGCCGCACAACCCCGAACTGCGGGTGCTGGCGTTGGAGCATGCGCCGGTGATGCATGAGTACCTGTATTGCCTGAAGGAGCGGCGCCAGGCCCGGTTGCCGGCGGCCTTCCTTGGGGTGGCGCAAGAGGTGGCGGGTTCGCACTTCTAA
- a CDS encoding putative 2-aminoethylphosphonate ABC transporter substrate-binding protein: MYKHLALAVAVSAVSAVFSLQAAAAGTPLTVYTALEAEQLKRYKEAFEKANPDIEIKWVRDSTGIITAKLLAEKDRPQADAVWGLAASSLAILDQNGMLEAYAPKDLGKIAANYRDAANPPAWVGMDVWAATLCFNTIEAEKQGLSKPVSWQDLTKPEYKGKIVMPNPASSGTGFLDVSAWLQTFGEPQGWAYMDALHQNIGQYVHSGSKPCKLAAAGEFPIGISFEYPAVQLKRQGAPLDIVLPKEGLGWEIEATAVIKGSPKADAAKRLADFSASPAAMELYKENFAVLAAPGIAKPQTELPADYEQRLINNDFAWASKNRDQILAEWRKRYDGKSEKVAQQ; the protein is encoded by the coding sequence ATGTACAAGCACCTTGCACTCGCCGTTGCCGTTTCCGCCGTTTCCGCCGTGTTCAGCCTGCAGGCTGCGGCCGCTGGTACCCCGCTGACGGTTTACACTGCCTTGGAAGCCGAGCAGCTGAAGCGCTACAAGGAGGCCTTCGAGAAGGCCAACCCAGACATCGAAATCAAGTGGGTGCGTGATTCCACCGGCATCATCACCGCCAAGCTGCTGGCCGAAAAAGACCGCCCGCAAGCCGACGCCGTGTGGGGTCTGGCGGCTTCCAGCCTGGCTATCCTCGACCAGAACGGCATGCTCGAAGCCTATGCGCCGAAGGACCTGGGCAAGATTGCCGCCAACTACCGAGACGCCGCCAACCCGCCAGCTTGGGTTGGCATGGACGTGTGGGCCGCGACCCTCTGCTTCAATACTATCGAGGCCGAGAAGCAGGGCCTGAGCAAGCCGGTGAGCTGGCAGGACCTGACCAAGCCCGAGTACAAGGGCAAGATTGTCATGCCGAACCCGGCTTCGTCCGGTACTGGCTTCCTGGATGTCAGCGCCTGGTTGCAGACCTTTGGCGAGCCGCAGGGCTGGGCCTACATGGACGCGTTGCACCAGAACATCGGCCAATACGTTCACTCTGGTTCCAAACCGTGCAAGCTGGCGGCGGCGGGCGAGTTCCCGATCGGTATCTCGTTCGAGTACCCGGCCGTGCAGCTCAAGCGCCAGGGCGCGCCGCTGGACATCGTGCTGCCGAAGGAAGGCCTGGGCTGGGAGATCGAGGCGACTGCCGTGATCAAGGGTTCGCCCAAGGCGGATGCGGCCAAGCGCCTGGCTGATTTTTCGGCCAGCCCGGCGGCCATGGAACTGTACAAGGAGAACTTCGCCGTGCTGGCCGCGCCGGGCATTGCCAAGCCGCAGACCGAGCTGCCGGCGGACTATGAACAGCGCCTGATCAACAACGACTTTGCCTGGGCCTCGAAGAACCGTGACCAGATCCTGGCCGAGTGGCGCAAGCGCTACGAC
- a CDS encoding putative 2-aminoethylphosphonate ABC transporter permease subunit encodes MAAPMPLPLSQAKAAPRAGVALGDRLFVVGGKSLLLILLVLAVLMPLLAIFWRGFSAEAGQGGGLLAARELFASANFHWLLGNSLSVAITVAVMVVPLAYLFAYALQRTLIPAKGLWRGISLLPLLAPSMLPAIALVYLFGNQGLLRGLLSDNIYGFWGIVLGEAIYTFPHALMILLSALSLADARLFDAASSMGAGSWRAFTSITWPATRQAVFAAFCLVFTLTITDFGVPVVVGGDYQVLALEAYKAVVGQQQFGRGALIGMVLLLPALFSFTVDAWLRRRQGETMSGRAQVFEPKPSRGRDACFLVIVLLVCAALLLVIGMAVYSSLITFWPYNLSVSLRHYLFEDTAGGGWLAYRNSVTMAIGTALIGSVVIFTGAYLMEKTQGHRLLNQALRLLSFIPMAVPGLVLGLGYVFFFNLNGNPLHVLYGGMGLLVVCTIAHYLTTAQMTATTALRQLDGEFEAAALSLKAPLYMHFLRVTVPICLPALLDIIRYLFVSAMTTVSAAIFLYSPDTILAAVAVLNMDDAGNVGGAAAMSTLILLTSAGASLLLAAASRGLLRRSQAWRQRAATV; translated from the coding sequence ATGGCCGCGCCAATGCCCCTGCCGTTGAGCCAAGCCAAAGCCGCGCCGCGTGCTGGTGTTGCCCTGGGTGACCGGTTGTTCGTCGTCGGCGGCAAGAGCCTGCTGCTGATCCTTCTGGTGCTGGCAGTGTTGATGCCGCTGCTGGCGATCTTCTGGCGCGGCTTCAGCGCTGAGGCGGGCCAGGGTGGCGGCCTGTTGGCGGCCCGCGAACTGTTCGCCAGCGCCAACTTCCACTGGTTGCTGGGCAACAGCCTGTCGGTGGCCATCACGGTTGCAGTCATGGTGGTCCCACTGGCCTACCTGTTCGCTTATGCCCTGCAACGCACGCTGATCCCGGCCAAAGGCCTGTGGCGGGGGATTTCCCTGCTGCCGCTGCTGGCGCCGTCGATGCTGCCAGCCATCGCCCTGGTCTACCTGTTCGGCAACCAGGGGCTGCTACGTGGATTGCTCAGCGACAACATCTACGGCTTCTGGGGCATCGTGCTGGGCGAGGCCATCTACACCTTCCCGCATGCGCTGATGATCCTGCTGTCGGCGCTGTCGCTGGCTGATGCCCGGCTGTTCGATGCAGCGTCCAGCATGGGCGCTGGCTCATGGCGGGCGTTCACCAGCATCACCTGGCCGGCCACGCGCCAGGCTGTATTCGCAGCATTCTGCCTGGTGTTTACCCTGACCATCACCGATTTCGGTGTACCGGTCGTGGTCGGCGGCGACTATCAGGTGCTGGCACTGGAAGCCTACAAGGCAGTGGTTGGTCAGCAACAGTTTGGCCGTGGCGCCCTGATCGGTATGGTGCTGCTGCTGCCGGCCTTGTTCAGCTTTACCGTCGATGCCTGGCTGCGCCGGCGCCAGGGCGAGACTATGAGCGGCCGTGCGCAAGTGTTCGAGCCCAAGCCATCACGGGGCCGGGATGCCTGTTTCCTGGTCATCGTGCTGCTGGTGTGCGCGGCGTTGCTGCTGGTAATTGGCATGGCGGTTTACTCGTCGCTGATTACCTTCTGGCCCTACAACTTGTCGGTGTCGCTGCGCCACTACCTGTTCGAGGACACCGCCGGGGGCGGTTGGTTGGCCTACCGCAACAGCGTGACCATGGCCATTGGCACCGCGCTGATCGGCAGCGTCGTGATCTTCACCGGCGCTTACCTGATGGAGAAAACCCAGGGCCATCGCCTGCTCAACCAGGCATTGCGTCTGCTCAGCTTCATCCCCATGGCTGTGCCTGGCCTGGTGCTTGGCCTGGGCTACGTGTTCTTCTTCAACCTCAACGGCAACCCGCTGCATGTGTTGTATGGCGGCATGGGGCTGTTGGTGGTGTGCACCATCGCTCATTACCTGACCACCGCGCAGATGACCGCGACCACCGCGCTGCGCCAGCTGGACGGCGAGTTCGAGGCTGCCGCGCTGTCGCTGAAGGCGCCGCTGTACATGCACTTCCTGCGGGTGACCGTGCCGATCTGCCTACCGGCGCTGCTGGACATCATCCGCTACCTGTTCGTCTCGGCGATGACCACCGTGTCAGCGGCGATCTTCCTGTACAGCCCTGACACCATCCTGGCTGCTGTCGCCGTGCTGAACATGGACGATGCCGGCAACGTCGGCGGAGCCGCTGCCATGTCCACCCTGATCCTGCTGACCAGTGCCGGCGCTTCACTGCTGCTGGCCGCAGCCTCACGCGGCCTGCTGCGCCGCTCCCAAGCCTGGCGCCAACGCGCCGCGACCGTCTGA
- a CDS encoding thymidylate synthase produces the protein MKQYLDLVRDVIDNGTLQGNRTGIRTISLPGAMLRFDLQKGFPAITTRKLAFKSAIGEMVGFLRGVKNAGEFRELGCKVWDQNANENAQWLANPFRQGHDDLGEIYGVQWRQWPGYKRVPLSNPAAIEMAEKAGFRRIAQDEEDGVAFVILYKAIDQVRQCLDTIANDPGSRRILFHGWNCAQLDEMALPPCHLLYQFHPNVETREISLTLYIRSNDLGLGTPFNLTEGAALLSLFGRLTGYTPRWFTYFIGDAHVYENHLDMLNEQLKREPLEAPKLVISDRVPAFAETGKYEPEWLEKIEPSDFWLEGYEHHAPMTAPMAV, from the coding sequence ATGAAACAGTATTTAGACCTGGTCCGCGACGTTATCGACAACGGCACGCTGCAGGGCAACCGCACCGGCATCCGCACCATCAGCCTGCCAGGCGCCATGCTGCGTTTCGACTTGCAGAAGGGCTTTCCGGCCATCACCACGCGCAAGCTGGCGTTCAAGTCGGCGATCGGTGAAATGGTCGGTTTCCTGCGTGGCGTGAAGAACGCCGGTGAATTCCGCGAGCTGGGCTGCAAGGTCTGGGACCAGAACGCCAACGAAAACGCCCAGTGGCTGGCCAACCCGTTCCGCCAGGGCCATGACGACCTGGGCGAAATTTACGGCGTGCAGTGGCGCCAGTGGCCGGGCTACAAGCGCGTCCCGCTGAGCAACCCGGCGGCCATCGAAATGGCCGAAAAAGCGGGCTTCCGCCGTATCGCCCAGGACGAGGAAGACGGTGTCGCCTTCGTCATCCTGTACAAGGCCATCGACCAGGTGCGCCAGTGCCTGGACACCATCGCCAACGATCCGGGCAGCCGCCGTATCCTGTTCCACGGCTGGAACTGCGCCCAGCTGGACGAAATGGCCCTGCCGCCTTGCCACCTGCTGTACCAGTTCCACCCGAATGTAGAGACCAGGGAAATTTCCCTGACCCTCTATATCCGCTCCAACGACCTGGGCCTGGGCACGCCGTTCAACCTCACCGAAGGCGCGGCGCTGTTGTCGCTGTTCGGCCGCCTGACCGGCTACACCCCGCGCTGGTTCACCTACTTCATCGGCGATGCCCATGTGTATGAAAACCACCTGGACATGCTCAACGAGCAGCTCAAGCGTGAGCCGCTGGAAGCGCCGAAGCTGGTGATCAGTGACCGCGTGCCGGCGTTTGCCGAGACGGGCAAGTACGAGCCGGAGTGGCTGGAGAAGATCGAGCCGAGTGATTTCTGGCTGGAAGGGTATGAGCACCATGCGCCGATGACAGCGCCGATGGCGGTGTGA
- a CDS encoding sulfite exporter TauE/SafE family protein, whose amino-acid sequence MEFVLYLLLGACAGVLAGLFGVGGGIIIVPVLVFSFTLQGFDASVLTHLAVGTSLATIVFTSINAVLEHHRKGAVQWPVFAWMTIGILLGAGVGAKTASLIQGPLLQKIIGVFALVIAAQMALDLKPKASRGIPGKPALVGAGGVIGWASAIFGIGGGSLTVPFLTWRSLPMQQAVATSSACGLPIALASALSFMLLGWHEEHLPPHSLGYVYLPALVGIAVTSMFFARFGARLAHKLAPRLLKRLFAALLFCVGLSFLI is encoded by the coding sequence ATGGAATTCGTGCTCTATTTGCTGTTGGGTGCCTGTGCCGGTGTGCTGGCCGGGCTGTTCGGCGTGGGCGGTGGCATCATCATCGTGCCGGTGCTGGTGTTCAGCTTCACCCTGCAGGGCTTCGACGCCTCGGTGCTGACCCACCTGGCGGTCGGGACGTCGCTGGCAACCATCGTCTTCACCTCGATCAACGCCGTGCTCGAGCACCACCGCAAGGGCGCGGTGCAGTGGCCGGTCTTCGCCTGGATGACCATTGGCATCCTCCTGGGTGCTGGAGTCGGCGCCAAAACCGCCTCGCTGATCCAAGGCCCGCTGCTGCAAAAAATCATCGGCGTGTTCGCCCTGGTCATCGCCGCGCAGATGGCCCTGGACCTCAAACCCAAGGCCAGCCGTGGCATCCCAGGTAAACCCGCGCTGGTTGGTGCCGGTGGCGTGATTGGCTGGGCCTCGGCCATTTTTGGCATCGGCGGCGGCTCGCTGACCGTGCCATTCCTGACCTGGCGCAGCCTGCCCATGCAACAGGCGGTGGCCACGTCCTCGGCCTGTGGCCTGCCGATTGCGTTGGCCAGTGCCCTGAGCTTCATGCTACTGGGCTGGCACGAGGAGCACCTGCCGCCTCATAGCCTCGGTTACGTGTACCTGCCGGCGCTGGTCGGCATTGCCGTGACCAGCATGTTTTTTGCCCGTTTCGGCGCACGCCTGGCGCACAAGTTGGCGCCACGCTTGTTGAAACGCCTGTTCGCAGCCCTGTTGTTCTGTGTTGGCCTCAGCTTTTTGATTTGA
- the lgt gene encoding prolipoprotein diacylglyceryl transferase, producing MLPYPQIDPVAVAIGPLKIHWYGLMYLIGIGGAWLLASRRLNRFDPTWSREKLSDLVFWLSMGVIVGGRLGYVLFYDLHAYLANPTLIFEVWKGGMSFHGGFIGVMLAALWFGKRNNKSFFELMDFVAPLVPIGLGAGRIGNFINAELWGKATDVPWAMVFPPFSDPAQLPRHPSQLYQFALEGVALFLILWLYSRKPRPTMAVSGMFALFYGIFRFIVEFVRVPDAQLGYIAFGWLTMGQLLCVPMIVGGIFLIWLAYNRKPTAKAAV from the coding sequence ATGCTGCCTTACCCGCAGATAGACCCCGTGGCCGTGGCCATCGGGCCGCTGAAAATCCATTGGTACGGCCTGATGTACCTGATCGGCATCGGCGGCGCCTGGCTGCTGGCCTCGCGCCGGCTGAACCGCTTCGACCCTACTTGGAGCCGCGAAAAGCTCTCCGACCTGGTGTTCTGGTTGTCGATGGGGGTAATTGTCGGCGGGCGCCTGGGTTATGTGTTGTTCTACGACCTGCACGCCTACCTGGCCAACCCGACGCTGATCTTCGAGGTGTGGAAGGGTGGCATGTCGTTCCATGGCGGCTTCATCGGCGTGATGTTGGCGGCCTTGTGGTTCGGCAAGCGCAATAACAAGTCGTTCTTTGAATTGATGGACTTCGTCGCCCCGCTGGTACCGATTGGCCTGGGCGCAGGGCGCATCGGCAACTTCATCAATGCCGAGTTGTGGGGCAAGGCCACCGACGTGCCATGGGCGATGGTCTTCCCGCCGTTCAGCGACCCGGCGCAGCTGCCGCGTCACCCGTCGCAGCTGTACCAATTCGCCCTTGAAGGTGTGGCATTATTCCTCATCCTTTGGCTGTACTCGCGCAAGCCGCGCCCGACCATGGCCGTTTCCGGTATGTTCGCGCTGTTCTACGGCATTTTCCGCTTCATCGTGGAATTCGTGCGCGTGCCCGACGCCCAGCTCGGCTACATTGCCTTCGGCTGGTTGACCATGGGTCAGTTGCTGTGTGTGCCGATGATCGTCGGCGGCATTTTCCTGATCTGGTTGGCCTACAACCGTAAACCGACGGCCAAAGCCGCAGTTTGA
- the cadR gene encoding cadmium resistance transcriptional regulator CadR yields the protein MKIGELAKATDCAVETIRYYEREQLLPQPARSEGNYRLYTQAHVERLTFIRNCRTLDMTLDEIRSLLRLRDSPDDSCGSVNALIDEHIEHVQARIDGLMALQQQLVELRQRCNAQGAECAILQQLETNGAVSVPETEHSHVGRSHGH from the coding sequence ATGAAAATCGGAGAACTGGCCAAAGCCACCGACTGCGCCGTGGAAACCATCCGTTACTACGAGCGTGAACAGCTGTTGCCGCAGCCGGCGCGCAGCGAGGGCAACTACCGGCTGTACACCCAGGCCCATGTCGAGCGGCTGACCTTCATCCGCAACTGCCGCACCTTGGACATGACCCTGGACGAAATCCGTAGCCTGCTACGCCTGCGCGACAGCCCAGATGACTCATGCGGCAGCGTTAATGCGCTGATCGACGAGCATATCGAGCATGTGCAGGCGCGGATTGATGGGTTGATGGCGTTGCAACAACAGCTAGTGGAGCTGCGGCAACGTTGCAATGCGCAAGGGGCGGAGTGCGCGATCTTGCAGCAACTGGAGACGAATGGGGCGGTATCGGTGCCGGAAACCGAGCATTCACATGTGGGGCGAAGCCACGGGCACTAA